The DNA sequence ACAACCTATCTTGACATGAATCATCAATTAGAGGTTTTAGAATTACTTCAAAAGCTCAATCAAAGAGCTGGTAAAACTATTGTTATGGTCCTGCACGACCTCAACTTATCTGCCCGTTTTTCTGATAGACTGGTCGCTATGAAAGACGGCAGAATCCTTTATCAGGGCTCTGTCCAAGAGATGATGACTCCTGATATTTTAAGGGAAATCTTCAAAATTGAGGCCCACCTCACTGAAGACCCTATTACCCACCGTCCCATACTGCTGACTTACCAGCTGATTACATAGATTGATTTCAAGGAGAAATCGTATGAAAAAAATAATGACAATATTTGTAGCCTTATTGGCTACTCTTTTGCTTGTGGCTTGCGGCAACAAGCAAAAAGATTCTGAAAAAGACTCTCTGTCTTCCATGCCAAAGATCGAAGGTTTCACCTATTATGGCAAGGTGCCCAAAAATCCAAAAAAGGTGGTCAACTTTGCCTACTCTTACACTGGTTATCTCTTAGAACTCGGGATCGATGTTTCCAGTTACTCGCTCGATAATGAGAAAGACAGTCCCGCCTTTGGTGATAAACTAAAAAATGTTAAGAAGCTGACTTCCGAAGATACTGAAGCTATTGCTGCACAAAAGCCAGATCTGATTATTGTCTTTTCAACCGACAAAAACATCAAGCAATTAAAAGAAATTGCTCCTGTTTTGGTTATTGAATACGGCAAACACGATTATCTGCAGATGCTAACTGATTTTGGTAAGGTCTTTGATAAAGAAGATAAAGCTAAGGCTTGGCTTAAAAATTGGAAAGTAAAAACGACCAAGGCCAAGGAGGAACTTAATGCTGTTCTCTCTAAAAATACTACCTTTACCGTTATGGACTTCTATGATAAGGATATCTACCTCTATGGCAAAAATTGGGGGCGTGGTGGCGAGCTCATTTACGATACTCTTGGATTCTCGGCACCCCAAAAAGTAAGGGATGATGTCTTTAAAACCGGCTATTTCGGTGTCTCTCAAGAAGTTCTTGGCGATTACATTGGCGACTATGCTCTCCTCAATGTCAGCAAGGCAACCAAAAATTCAGCAGCTTCCCTCAAGGAGAGTGATGTCTGGCAAAATATTCCTGCTGTCCAAAACAATCATATCCTAGAAGTTGATGAAGCTCTCTTCTACTTCTCTGATCCAATGTCACTGGATAAGCAGTTGCCCGCCTTTGTTGAAGCTGTGAAAAAAGCCAATTAGATTGGACGCCTGCCTTATGAAGAAGAAAAGCTCCCTTCTTAACCAAAAAAGCGGGGCTAAAAAGGGGAGCGGCAACCCAAAATCTCGGGATCCTCTGGTTAGTCTCGCACAGTTTGCTAGACTGGTGTTTTCCCCTTGTCTAACAGGGAATAAGCATAAGCAACCAATCACTGTGACAGCTCATAAAAAACGGGATTGGCAGCATTTTTTGCTTAGACCCGTTTTTTTCACCATCCTTGTCCTATTTATTCTAGCCTGCTACCTTTCCTTAAGATTTGGCGCTATCAATTACAGCAACGATCAACTCTTGCATGTTATAAAAGCTCCCTTACAAAATTCAGCTAGCCAAGACATCATCTTTGATCTACGCCTGCCGAGGCTCTTTGCCACCATCTTAGTTGGTGCTGCTATGGCTCAAGCTGGGGCTATTATGCAGGGAGTCACTCGAAATCCGATTGCAGACCCAGGGCTTCTGGGGATTAA is a window from the Streptococcus criceti HS-6 genome containing:
- a CDS encoding ABC transporter substrate-binding protein, producing the protein MKKIMTIFVALLATLLLVACGNKQKDSEKDSLSSMPKIEGFTYYGKVPKNPKKVVNFAYSYTGYLLELGIDVSSYSLDNEKDSPAFGDKLKNVKKLTSEDTEAIAAQKPDLIIVFSTDKNIKQLKEIAPVLVIEYGKHDYLQMLTDFGKVFDKEDKAKAWLKNWKVKTTKAKEELNAVLSKNTTFTVMDFYDKDIYLYGKNWGRGGELIYDTLGFSAPQKVRDDVFKTGYFGVSQEVLGDYIGDYALLNVSKATKNSAASLKESDVWQNIPAVQNNHILEVDEALFYFSDPMSLDKQLPAFVEAVKKAN